A genomic window from Methanobacterium sp. BRmetb2 includes:
- a CDS encoding 4-vinyl reductase: MNSSNNEKYANNTQIELFASSTGIVAIKSPMRLKILSMLKNNELSFDQIVSNSGKVKSTVSSHLKKLVEDGIIDSKKDPKDARKKIFYIKSEYLGELSQVNPFKDEIENYVSSYLSKDGDPFEFFRLMFKTIRMGLISQGINIDPILHDAGIRVGKELYPQLADEKLDQFLGNIATFWDDHKLGRVEVKNIKPLEINVYDCFECRGLPNLGKPACSFDAGILKALFTEYFKNNVLVDETKCYAMGDDHCCFVIE, translated from the coding sequence ATGAATAGTTCTAATAACGAAAAATATGCTAATAATACCCAAATAGAATTATTTGCTTCATCAACAGGGATAGTCGCTATAAAAAGTCCTATGAGACTTAAAATTTTATCAATGCTTAAAAATAATGAATTAAGCTTTGATCAAATTGTGTCCAATTCGGGTAAAGTCAAGTCAACAGTTTCTAGCCATCTAAAAAAATTGGTAGAAGATGGAATAATTGATTCAAAAAAAGACCCTAAAGATGCTAGGAAAAAGATTTTTTATATAAAATCAGAATATTTAGGAGAATTATCCCAAGTAAATCCATTTAAAGACGAAATTGAAAACTATGTATCCAGTTATCTATCCAAAGACGGCGATCCATTCGAATTTTTTAGACTAATGTTTAAAACCATCAGGATGGGTTTGATCAGTCAAGGGATCAATATTGATCCCATACTTCATGACGCAGGAATAAGAGTAGGAAAAGAACTATACCCACAACTGGCAGATGAAAAATTAGACCAATTTTTAGGGAATATTGCCACATTTTGGGATGATCATAAATTAGGTAGAGTGGAAGTTAAAAATATTAAACCGTTAGAAATCAATGTATATGATTGTTTTGAGTGCAGAGGACTTCCTAACCTGGGTAAACCTGCATGTAGTTTTGATGCAGGAATATTAAAAGCTCTTTTCACGGAATATTTCAAAAATAATGTTCTTGTTGATGAAACCAAGTGTTATGCCATGGGCGATGATCACTGCTGTTTTGTAATCGAATAA
- a CDS encoding tRNA-specific adenosine deaminase — MKKDDFYFMDEAIKESELGLKNGGIPIGSVLVKNSQIIGRGHNRRVQNSSVILHAEMSCFENAGRLKAEDYQQCTLYSTLSPCEMCSGAILLYKIPKVVIGENENFRGPEDYLKGNGVNLVNLDLEYCKLMLGNFIQENPRLWQEDICIEKKKF; from the coding sequence ATGAAAAAAGATGATTTCTATTTTATGGACGAGGCTATAAAAGAATCTGAATTAGGACTGAAAAATGGTGGAATTCCAATTGGCTCTGTACTGGTTAAAAATAGTCAAATTATTGGTAGGGGACACAATAGACGTGTTCAAAATAGTTCTGTTATATTACATGCAGAAATGAGTTGTTTTGAAAATGCTGGAAGGTTGAAAGCAGAGGATTATCAACAATGCACATTGTACAGCACTTTATCTCCTTGTGAAATGTGTTCCGGGGCCATATTATTATATAAGATTCCAAAAGTGGTTATTGGCGAAAATGAAAATTTTAGGGGTCCTGAGGATTATTTAAAAGGAAATGGTGTAAATTTAGTAAACCTGGACCTTGAATATTGTAAATTGATGCTGGGCAATTTTATCCAGGAAAATCCTAGATTATGGCAAGAAGATATTTGTATAGAGAAAAAAAAATTTTAA
- a CDS encoding ATP-dependent helicase (Hel112; monomeric form of the enzyme from Sulfolobus shows 3'-5' ATP-dependent helicase activity), which translates to MIEKQTKKYSDKEIYEILHPWVEKWFKDNFETFSESQKYAIPHIHSNENTLISSPTGSGKTLTAFLSIISELTTLAEKEKLEDKVYCIYISPLKALDNDIEKNLEKPLSEIEEISGRELGIRKAVRTGDTTQYQRSLMLKKPPHILITTPESLSILLCAPKFRDKLKDVKYVIVDEIHSLADNKRGVHLSLSLERLQNLAGRFTRIGLSATVHPLEKIAQFLVGYDYGKVRKCKIVDVNYLKKLDMKVLTPVKDIIESDPNETNIAMYNLLDDLISSHKTTLIFTNTRSGTESVSFNLKNRFEDRYNDENVMAHHSSLSKELRLEAENKLKKGELKVVVSSTSLELGIDIGYIDLVILLSSPKSVSRALQRIGRSGHRLHDKSKGRLIVVDRDDLVECSLILKNALEGKIDEINIPQNCLDVLSQHIYGMAIEDKWDIDNAFYLIKSSYCFRNLTENDYLSVLSYLAGEYTSLEDRYVYAKIWVDYDQNMFGKRGKLARMLYSTNIGTIPDRSAAVVKWKDQIVGRVEEDFMEKLRKGDTFVLGGRIYRFNYARGMVVNVTPSSGPPTIPSWFSEQLPLAFDLAVSIQRFRSIMEGKFRYGRTKEEIIDFIHEYLYVDFNSANSIYNYFQEQYLYAQIPSLKNLLIEFYTGFGNRKFVVFHTLFGRRVNDALSRAVAYIIARKYRRDVMISVSDNGFYLSSEGKIGGLESFSELSSENIEEILTEAIDKTETLAGRFRHCAGRSLMILRRYKGKEKSVSKQQVKGKILLSFIKEIDKNFSILKEARREVMEDYMDVKNAKKVLELIETGKMEINQIDTKIPSPFAFNLVAQSYLDVLKYEERMEFIKRMHQAIINEISTKNP; encoded by the coding sequence ATGATAGAAAAACAGACAAAAAAGTACTCAGATAAGGAAATCTATGAAATATTACATCCTTGGGTTGAAAAATGGTTTAAAGATAATTTTGAAACCTTTTCAGAATCACAGAAATATGCCATTCCCCACATTCACAGTAACGAAAACACCTTAATTTCATCCCCCACTGGTTCCGGAAAAACACTGACCGCCTTTTTATCCATTATAAGTGAATTAACAACTCTGGCAGAAAAAGAAAAATTAGAAGACAAGGTTTACTGTATCTATATCTCTCCACTTAAAGCTCTGGATAATGATATTGAAAAGAACCTGGAAAAACCATTATCTGAAATTGAAGAAATCTCTGGAAGGGAATTGGGAATCAGAAAAGCGGTTCGTACTGGTGATACCACTCAGTACCAGAGATCATTAATGCTTAAAAAGCCACCCCACATTTTAATTACCACCCCAGAATCTCTTTCTATCCTTTTATGTGCTCCTAAATTCCGGGATAAATTAAAAGATGTTAAATACGTGATTGTAGACGAAATACATTCCCTGGCAGATAACAAGAGGGGAGTGCACTTAAGTTTGAGCCTGGAGAGACTTCAAAATCTTGCCGGAAGGTTCACCCGCATTGGCCTCAGTGCCACGGTACATCCCCTTGAAAAGATTGCCCAGTTTTTGGTAGGATATGATTATGGTAAGGTGCGTAAATGCAAAATTGTGGATGTTAATTACCTAAAAAAGCTGGACATGAAAGTTCTAACGCCTGTAAAGGACATTATTGAATCTGATCCTAATGAAACCAACATTGCTATGTATAATCTTTTAGATGATCTAATAAGCAGTCACAAGACCACTTTAATATTTACTAACACCCGTAGTGGAACAGAAAGCGTTTCTTTTAATCTTAAAAATAGATTTGAGGATAGATACAATGATGAAAATGTAATGGCCCATCATTCATCCCTTTCCAAGGAACTGCGTTTGGAAGCAGAAAATAAATTAAAAAAAGGTGAGCTGAAGGTGGTTGTTTCATCAACTTCTCTGGAGTTAGGAATAGATATAGGTTACATTGACCTGGTAATTCTTTTAAGTTCGCCTAAATCAGTTTCAAGGGCCTTACAGCGTATTGGGAGAAGTGGACACCGGCTTCATGATAAATCTAAGGGCCGTTTAATTGTGGTTGACCGTGATGATCTGGTGGAATGTTCCCTCATCCTTAAAAATGCATTGGAAGGAAAAATTGATGAGATCAATATTCCCCAAAACTGTCTGGATGTTCTCTCCCAGCACATTTACGGCATGGCCATCGAGGACAAATGGGATATAGACAATGCATTTTACCTAATAAAGAGCAGTTATTGTTTTAGAAATTTAACTGAAAATGATTATCTAAGTGTCTTGAGTTACCTTGCCGGGGAATACACCAGTCTGGAGGATAGATATGTATACGCCAAGATCTGGGTTGATTATGATCAGAACATGTTTGGAAAAAGGGGAAAATTGGCCAGGATGCTTTATTCTACCAACATCGGTACTATTCCTGATCGATCAGCTGCAGTAGTTAAGTGGAAGGACCAGATTGTAGGTCGCGTCGAGGAAGATTTCATGGAAAAACTCAGGAAAGGTGACACCTTTGTTCTGGGAGGGCGGATTTATCGTTTCAACTATGCCCGGGGCATGGTGGTAAATGTTACCCCTTCATCTGGACCTCCCACCATACCTTCCTGGTTTTCCGAACAATTGCCTCTAGCATTTGATTTAGCAGTGTCAATACAAAGATTTAGATCAATTATGGAAGGTAAATTTAGATATGGGCGAACTAAAGAAGAAATAATAGATTTTATCCATGAATACCTTTATGTTGATTTCAACTCAGCCAACTCCATTTATAATTATTTCCAGGAACAGTACTTGTATGCCCAGATCCCCAGCCTTAAAAATTTGCTTATTGAATTTTACACTGGATTCGGTAACCGGAAATTCGTGGTTTTCCACACACTCTTTGGTAGAAGGGTGAACGATGCATTGTCTAGAGCTGTAGCTTACATTATCGCCCGAAAATACAGGAGAGATGTGATGATATCTGTATCAGATAATGGATTTTATCTCAGCTCTGAAGGGAAAATTGGTGGTCTTGAATCATTCAGTGAACTCAGCTCAGAAAATATAGAAGAAATACTGACTGAAGCCATTGATAAGACTGAAACACTTGCAGGACGGTTTCGGCATTGTGCTGGAAGATCTCTAATGATTCTACGACGCTATAAAGGTAAAGAAAAAAGTGTATCCAAACAACAAGTTAAAGGGAAGATATTATTGAGTTTTATTAAAGAGATTGATAAAAATTTTTCAATTCTAAAGGAAGCTCGAAGAGAGGTTATGGAAGATTATATGGATGTTAAAAATGCTAAAAAAGTATTGGAATTAATAGAAACTGGTAAAATGGAGATCAACCAGATTGATACCAAAATACCTTCCCCGTTTGCCTTTAATCTGGTGGCCCAGAGTTACCTGGATGTTTTAAAATATGAAGAACGAATGGAATTTATAAAAAGGATGCATCAAGCTATTATCAATGAAATATCAACAAAAAATCCCTAA
- a CDS encoding phosphoesterase: MKDEIYNAKIIDLAILIENNLIISDLHLGYEQALNAEGVMVPKFQYEKIITRLEEIFSRINLEKVNTIIINGDLKHEFGKISKQEWKEVLNFLEFLKKNFREIILIKGNHDNFTRFIAKKCDLEVHETYSIGNYVLMHGHKLPPNPEEFEDFIIIIGHEHPCIGLRSGERLEKIKCFLKGEWKEIKLIVMPSFNFVTEGSDILHEKLLSPFLDLKSMQEFEVFAVENFEIFHFNKIKDILSFNDDFYP; the protein is encoded by the coding sequence ATGAAAGATGAAATATATAATGCCAAGATTATTGATTTGGCCATTTTAATTGAAAATAATTTAATTATTTCTGATCTACACTTAGGATATGAACAGGCCTTAAATGCTGAAGGTGTAATGGTTCCAAAATTTCAGTACGAGAAAATTATAACTCGTTTAGAAGAGATATTTAGCCGTATAAATCTGGAAAAGGTAAATACCATTATTATAAATGGTGACTTAAAGCATGAGTTTGGTAAGATAAGTAAGCAGGAATGGAAAGAAGTATTGAATTTCCTCGAGTTTTTGAAAAAGAATTTCCGGGAAATAATTTTAATAAAAGGGAATCACGACAATTTTACCCGATTCATAGCCAAAAAATGCGATCTTGAAGTTCATGAGACTTATTCTATTGGAAATTACGTGTTGATGCACGGTCATAAACTGCCTCCAAATCCAGAAGAATTCGAAGATTTTATTATAATCATAGGTCATGAACATCCATGTATCGGCCTTAGAAGTGGAGAGCGTTTAGAGAAGATCAAGTGCTTCCTGAAGGGTGAGTGGAAGGAAATAAAACTGATTGTAATGCCTTCATTTAATTTTGTAACCGAAGGATCAGACATATTGCATGAAAAACTACTTTCTCCTTTTTTAGATTTAAAATCAATGCAAGAATTTGAGGTTTTTGCCGTTGAAAACTTTGAAATATTTCATTTCAATAAAATAAAAGATATATTATCATTTAATGACGATTTTTACCCATAA
- a CDS encoding PBS lyase: MSDSKVIDDNELQTLINNLKNPDSNVRKESVDKLGETKDKRIIEPLISVLNDENHQVRFKAAESLGGMGEPAVEPLIKTLKECEGESKRFVTFALKKIGDANVVDHLIQSLNDEDWGVRKVAARSLGELGDKRAVEPLFEALNDEDWGVQLAALRSLGDLGDERAIDPIKKARRKGDKDFKKAANKALKKIGKK; encoded by the coding sequence ATGAGTGATTCTAAGGTTATAGATGATAATGAACTTCAAACCCTAATAAATAATCTTAAAAATCCAGATAGTAACGTCAGAAAAGAATCTGTTGACAAGTTAGGTGAAACTAAAGACAAAAGAATTATTGAACCATTAATCTCGGTTCTAAACGATGAAAACCACCAGGTCAGATTTAAAGCTGCAGAATCCCTGGGAGGTATGGGAGAACCAGCAGTTGAACCTCTCATCAAGACCTTAAAAGAATGTGAAGGGGAATCTAAAAGATTTGTTACCTTTGCCCTTAAAAAGATTGGAGATGCCAATGTGGTAGATCACCTAATACAGTCCTTAAATGATGAGGATTGGGGTGTTAGGAAAGTTGCAGCCAGATCTCTTGGAGAGTTAGGAGATAAAAGAGCTGTCGAGCCATTATTTGAAGCTTTAAATGATGAGGATTGGGGTGTGCAGCTTGCTGCTCTTCGTTCTCTTGGTGATTTAGGAGATGAACGGGCCATTGACCCTATTAAAAAAGCCAGAAGAAAAGGTGACAAAGACTTTAAAAAAGCAGCTAACAAGGCATTAAAAAAGATAGGTAAAAAATAA